Proteins from a genomic interval of Sporolactobacillus sp. Y61:
- a CDS encoding MarR family transcriptional regulator, with the protein MELHSIDTLINEYEELSVYTESRVREAVDDVIRKYGITFEQLCILRMLCTRPGMNSTSIAERLHINKSGVSIRINRLINRKLIEKKKIDNRSFGLYQTNAGKEIYEKAQEKIRALVSHWIKMVGEKDAATFIRIYRKINEIIIQSGAGS; encoded by the coding sequence ATGGAACTACATTCCATAGATACACTCATTAACGAATATGAGGAACTGTCAGTTTATACGGAGAGCCGCGTCAGAGAAGCTGTCGATGACGTCATTCGAAAATACGGAATTACGTTTGAACAGCTCTGCATCCTCAGGATGCTCTGCACCCGGCCCGGTATGAATTCGACCAGTATCGCCGAACGGCTGCATATTAACAAGAGCGGAGTCAGCATCCGGATCAATCGTCTGATCAACCGAAAACTGATTGAGAAAAAGAAAATTGATAATCGAAGTTTCGGCCTGTATCAGACGAATGCCGGCAAGGAGATCTATGAAAAAGCACAGGAGAAAATCCGGGCTCTGGTCAGTCATTGGATCAAAATGGTCGGTGAAAAGGATGCGGCAACATTTATTCGGATCTATCGAAAAATCAACGAAATCATTATACAATCGGGGGCTGGATCATGA
- a CDS encoding autorepressor SdpR family transcription factor: protein MKNETFKALSDPTRRKILNLLKEKELTAGEISSHFDMSKPSISQHLKLLKNAGLVNAVKKGQFVVYSLNTTVFQEFIGWAIHFLKKEP from the coding sequence GTGAAAAATGAAACATTCAAGGCACTTTCAGATCCAACACGTCGAAAAATTCTCAATCTGCTGAAGGAAAAAGAACTGACAGCGGGCGAAATCTCCAGTCACTTTGACATGTCAAAGCCCAGTATCTCTCAGCATTTGAAACTGTTGAAGAATGCCGGCCTGGTCAACGCTGTCAAAAAGGGCCAGTTTGTCGTCTATTCACTGAACACGACGGTATTTCAGGAATTTATCGGCTGGGCAATACACTTTCTGAAAAAGGAGCCATAA
- a CDS encoding LysM peptidoglycan-binding domain-containing protein: MKKLVVPAALAGGLFLSLTAQEAFAASGQDIVRKAEQFQGKPYKYAAPAYSTDAFDCSSFTQFIFREVMGMKLPRNSALQAGTGAAVDRSALQPGDLLFFDTLGDGRIHHVGIYIGGGQMISSEETVGVHITNVFSGGGSQNYWEEKFVTARRVAAPSTPVSTPEQNQKPGNSTSSDYTVKSGDSLWAIARSHGTSVGAIKSANGLGTDLIFPGQKLKLTASAGAAAPSSQAGPASSQPAKASSASEATYTVKSGDSLWAIAIAKGTTVSAIKSANGLRTDLIFPGQKLKLSGSAAPAAQTDQARPTTGSSDNRYTVASGDSLWEIATAHGITVNRLMRANNLSATIIYPGQHLIIPG; the protein is encoded by the coding sequence ATGAAAAAACTGGTCGTTCCTGCTGCTCTTGCAGGCGGTCTTTTCCTGTCACTTACGGCTCAGGAAGCCTTCGCTGCAAGTGGCCAGGACATTGTCAGAAAAGCGGAACAATTTCAGGGGAAACCCTATAAGTATGCTGCTCCGGCCTATTCAACGGATGCCTTTGATTGTTCATCATTTACTCAGTTCATTTTCAGGGAAGTTATGGGGATGAAGCTGCCGCGGAATTCGGCGCTGCAGGCAGGAACGGGGGCGGCAGTCGATCGATCCGCTCTTCAGCCGGGTGACCTCCTCTTCTTTGATACGCTGGGTGATGGAAGGATTCACCATGTTGGTATTTACATCGGCGGCGGGCAGATGATCAGCTCCGAAGAAACGGTCGGCGTACATATAACAAATGTATTCAGCGGGGGCGGGTCGCAGAATTACTGGGAAGAGAAATTTGTGACAGCGCGCCGTGTCGCGGCGCCGTCAACGCCTGTTTCTACTCCCGAACAGAATCAGAAGCCGGGAAACAGCACATCATCGGACTACACGGTTAAGAGTGGGGACAGCCTTTGGGCAATTGCCCGGAGCCACGGAACATCGGTCGGTGCGATCAAGTCAGCAAACGGTCTGGGAACAGATCTGATTTTCCCCGGACAAAAGCTGAAGCTGACCGCTTCAGCTGGCGCCGCCGCACCGTCTTCACAGGCCGGACCGGCGTCATCACAGCCGGCGAAAGCTTCTTCAGCGTCTGAAGCAACCTATACGGTAAAGAGCGGAGACAGTCTGTGGGCAATTGCCATCGCAAAAGGGACGACGGTCAGTGCGATCAAGTCAGCGAACGGCCTGCGAACAGATCTGATTTTCCCCGGACAGAAACTGAAGCTGTCCGGCAGTGCGGCACCGGCTGCTCAGACGGACCAGGCCCGTCCAACCACGGGTTCTTCAGACAACCGATATACAGTTGCCAGCGGGGACAGTCTGTGGGAAATTGCGACTGCGCATGGCATTACGGTAAATCGTCTGATGCGTGCGAATAACCTTTCAGCGACCATTATTTACCCCGGGCAGCATCTGATCATCCCGGGATAA
- a CDS encoding MMPL family transporter: protein MKTIFKLRWILITVWVAALVALVLTAPNMGQLVRDKANYDLPDEYSSSVAADLQKELEGADSGDTYIAVFHRDQPLTEKNMSAIEDTMNRIRDQQNRLHIAKITDSFENRDLEKQLLSENKHTLIAMLRIDQVKGQTTGDLRKPIDREIQTDGINTYLTGSPLIVDDMSQAAQDGLHKTEGITVIFILVVLVLVFRSAIAPFVPLVTVGASYVAAQAVVSFMVRYFNFPVSNFTQIFMVVVMFGIGTDYCILLLSRFKEELAATGYDKRQATMNTFRTAGKTVLQSGTPVFIAFMALSFVQFSVYKSAVAVGVGIIFLLLAIFTLLPVFMISLGSKLFWPMNSRIRQSKSRIWASAGHLAFTRPIIALLIIGIFTIPPIIAYGGQLSFNSPEDIPDKYMSKQGFNVVSKDFGPGNISPTTIYLKNDDNMRTTDYVALMEKISADLSTVPHVDSVLSVSRPLGDRLNDIYVNNQADKMKNGLNRASSGLGTIGHDLNDASRQIDSSQPKLDSAISDVDRLQSGTQQTADGVGRMQDALKQITDGIHSGSAGTAEIRNHVAAARGQLKELQSGEAQIQQGYQEIAANLEKISDQLNQFSSAGQTHPAIDTSQLEKLMGSIQTTMKTLNDQDIPGYMATHPDWRQDPAFLKILSDLQQLEKLNQLPATLQDIEKEAQSQILQQTKNAETQINELNHGIRQLADAMNRLNAESEKVSGGLDQFHKGLSQLDTGLSQLESGLNRAGDGQDQVIAGIPQVTGALDQIASGQGQIKAGFGQVRGQMGTLSDGLSQGSEGAGKIRNGINSANQVVTDWSKLSYSQSGIYVPQSIFDNSDFNKSLDTYISEDGKVASIQVISTLDPYANQSFGYFNELKDEISSSLKGTKLENAKIGIGGVASGNADTQQMSEEDYTRVVIFVLIGVFMALVVVLRSLTMPLYLMASLLLTYFASLGFGELIFTKIFDYSGLSWVAPFFTFIVLMALGIDYSIFLMTRFNEYAQRSIRERMLLTLWHMGGVIFSAVIILGGTFAAMLPSGMLSLIEIASIVVIGLLLYAFIVLPLFVPVMVKLFGRGNWWPFYSGKSEKMLHSDTHSVTTDN, encoded by the coding sequence ATGAAAACAATATTTAAATTGAGATGGATTCTGATCACAGTTTGGGTGGCAGCTCTTGTCGCCCTCGTCCTGACTGCTCCGAACATGGGGCAACTTGTCCGTGATAAAGCAAACTACGATTTGCCGGACGAATACTCATCCAGCGTTGCTGCAGATCTGCAGAAAGAACTGGAAGGGGCGGACAGCGGGGATACCTATATCGCCGTATTCCACCGTGATCAGCCGCTGACAGAAAAAAACATGTCGGCTATTGAAGACACGATGAACCGGATCAGGGATCAGCAGAACAGGCTTCACATTGCAAAGATCACTGACAGTTTTGAAAACAGGGACCTGGAAAAGCAGCTGCTGTCGGAAAATAAGCATACCCTGATTGCCATGCTGCGGATTGATCAGGTAAAAGGCCAGACCACAGGCGATCTGCGCAAACCGATTGACCGGGAAATTCAGACTGACGGAATAAATACTTATCTTACGGGCAGTCCTCTGATTGTCGACGATATGAGTCAGGCCGCCCAGGATGGTCTGCATAAAACTGAGGGAATCACGGTCATCTTTATTCTCGTCGTTCTTGTCCTGGTCTTTCGCTCAGCGATTGCGCCATTTGTTCCGCTGGTTACCGTCGGAGCAAGTTATGTCGCGGCTCAGGCTGTTGTTTCCTTTATGGTCAGGTATTTCAATTTTCCTGTTTCTAATTTTACACAGATTTTTATGGTCGTCGTAATGTTTGGCATTGGGACAGACTATTGTATCTTACTGTTGAGCCGGTTCAAGGAAGAGCTGGCAGCAACCGGGTACGATAAACGGCAGGCGACAATGAACACGTTCAGGACGGCCGGTAAAACCGTACTCCAGAGTGGAACTCCCGTTTTTATCGCTTTCATGGCTCTGTCCTTTGTCCAGTTCTCGGTATACAAAAGTGCGGTTGCTGTCGGGGTGGGCATCATTTTCCTGCTGCTTGCCATCTTTACCCTTCTTCCAGTATTCATGATTTCCCTTGGAAGCAAACTTTTCTGGCCGATGAACAGCAGGATCAGGCAATCGAAGAGCCGGATCTGGGCGTCAGCCGGTCATCTTGCTTTTACGCGCCCGATCATCGCCCTTTTGATTATCGGCATTTTCACCATTCCGCCGATTATCGCTTACGGCGGTCAGCTGTCGTTTAACTCGCCGGAGGATATTCCCGACAAATATATGTCCAAGCAGGGCTTTAACGTCGTTTCAAAAGATTTCGGCCCGGGCAATATTTCGCCGACAACGATCTATCTGAAAAACGATGATAATATGCGCACCACCGACTACGTGGCCCTGATGGAAAAAATATCGGCGGATCTGAGTACGGTGCCGCATGTCGACAGTGTTCTGAGTGTCTCCCGGCCGTTAGGCGACAGGCTGAATGACATCTATGTGAACAATCAGGCAGACAAGATGAAGAATGGACTGAACCGGGCTTCCAGCGGGCTGGGAACCATTGGCCATGACCTGAACGACGCTTCCCGGCAGATCGACTCCTCTCAGCCGAAACTGGATTCAGCCATTTCTGACGTGGACAGGCTGCAGTCGGGCACGCAGCAAACCGCAGACGGCGTTGGCAGAATGCAGGATGCGCTGAAGCAGATTACAGATGGCATCCACTCCGGTTCTGCCGGTACGGCTGAAATCAGAAACCATGTCGCTGCAGCCAGAGGGCAGCTGAAGGAGCTGCAATCCGGTGAAGCGCAAATTCAGCAGGGCTACCAGGAGATCGCTGCCAATCTGGAGAAGATATCAGATCAGCTGAATCAGTTCTCTTCTGCCGGCCAAACACATCCGGCGATTGATACAAGTCAACTGGAAAAGCTTATGGGGTCCATTCAGACGACGATGAAGACGCTCAATGATCAGGATATTCCCGGATATATGGCAACCCATCCCGACTGGAGGCAGGATCCGGCTTTTCTAAAAATTTTATCGGATCTGCAACAACTTGAAAAGTTAAACCAGCTTCCTGCTACACTGCAGGATATTGAAAAAGAGGCTCAGAGTCAGATCCTTCAACAGACAAAAAACGCTGAAACACAAATCAACGAACTGAATCATGGTATTCGCCAGCTGGCCGATGCGATGAACCGTCTGAATGCAGAGTCAGAGAAAGTCAGCGGCGGACTGGATCAGTTTCATAAGGGTCTCTCGCAGCTTGATACCGGACTCAGTCAGCTGGAGTCCGGGCTGAACCGGGCCGGCGACGGGCAGGATCAGGTGATTGCCGGGATACCTCAGGTCACCGGTGCACTGGATCAGATTGCTTCCGGCCAGGGTCAGATCAAAGCCGGCTTTGGCCAGGTGCGGGGGCAGATGGGTACTCTGTCTGATGGCTTATCTCAGGGTTCAGAAGGGGCCGGCAAAATCCGTAATGGCATTAACTCGGCAAATCAGGTCGTCACCGACTGGTCGAAGCTCTCCTACAGCCAGTCAGGGATCTATGTCCCTCAGAGCATTTTTGACAACTCTGATTTCAACAAATCGCTGGATACGTACATCAGTGAGGATGGAAAAGTCGCCTCGATACAGGTGATTTCAACCCTTGATCCTTACGCTAATCAGAGTTTTGGCTATTTTAATGAACTCAAAGATGAGATTTCATCCAGCCTTAAGGGCACGAAACTGGAAAATGCCAAAATCGGCATCGGCGGTGTAGCAAGTGGCAATGCGGATACACAGCAGATGTCGGAAGAGGACTATACGCGTGTCGTGATCTTTGTTTTGATTGGTGTCTTTATGGCACTCGTGGTCGTCCTCCGATCACTCACGATGCCGCTGTATTTGATGGCTTCGCTGCTCCTGACTTATTTTGCATCACTCGGATTCGGTGAACTGATCTTCACGAAGATCTTCGATTACTCCGGTCTTAGCTGGGTCGCCCCGTTCTTTACTTTCATTGTCCTGATGGCACTCGGCATCGATTATTCGATCTTCCTGATGACGCGGTTCAACGAGTACGCGCAGCGCTCCATCAGAGAGCGTATGCTGCTCACCCTGTGGCATATGGGTGGTGTCATTTTCTCCGCAGTCATTATTTTAGGCGGAACATTCGCGGCCATGCTGCCATCCGGCATGCTTTCACTGATCGAGATTGCATCGATCGTCGTCATCGGACTGCTGCTGTACGCCTTTATCGTGCTGCCCCTCTTTGTTCCTGTTATGGTTAAACTGTTCGGGCGC
- the msrA gene encoding peptide-methionine (S)-S-oxide reductase MsrA, which yields MIEKATFAGGCFWCMVHPFDQEPGILKVVSGYTGGSTVNPTYEEVCSGTTGHREAVEITFDSDIYPYRKLLALYWQQIDPTDPGGQFHDRGSSYRTAIFYHSEAQRKAAESSKKELAESGRFSKPIVTEIIPAGPFYPAEEKHQDYYRKSPFHYRMYRQGSGREDFIRNHWSLKKDEQKLREKLNKVQYHVTQEKGTEPPFQNAYWNNKREGIYVDIVSGEPLFSSIDQYDAGCGWPSFTRPISDSRLTSETDTRLGMVRTEVRSRDGNSHLGHVFDDGPAPGGQRYCINSAALRFIPKERLDEAGYGEYKGLFH from the coding sequence ATGATTGAAAAAGCGACGTTCGCAGGCGGCTGTTTCTGGTGTATGGTGCATCCTTTTGATCAGGAACCGGGGATCTTGAAGGTCGTTTCAGGTTATACAGGCGGATCAACGGTCAATCCGACTTATGAAGAGGTCTGTTCGGGAACAACCGGGCACCGGGAAGCAGTTGAGATCACTTTTGATTCCGATATTTATCCGTACCGGAAACTTCTGGCACTTTACTGGCAGCAGATTGATCCGACAGATCCGGGCGGACAGTTCCACGACCGCGGCTCCTCCTATCGAACGGCCATTTTCTATCATTCTGAAGCGCAGCGGAAAGCAGCTGAAAGCTCAAAAAAAGAACTTGCGGAGAGCGGACGTTTCAGCAAACCGATTGTCACGGAAATCATCCCCGCCGGCCCCTTCTATCCGGCTGAGGAGAAGCATCAGGATTATTATCGGAAAAGCCCTTTTCATTACCGGATGTACCGTCAGGGATCGGGACGCGAAGATTTTATCCGGAACCACTGGAGCCTGAAGAAAGATGAACAGAAACTTCGTGAAAAGCTGAATAAGGTCCAATACCACGTGACGCAGGAGAAAGGCACGGAGCCGCCGTTTCAAAACGCGTACTGGAATAATAAACGGGAAGGCATCTATGTGGATATCGTATCGGGGGAACCTCTGTTCTCCAGTATCGATCAGTATGATGCGGGCTGCGGCTGGCCGAGTTTTACCCGGCCAATCAGTGACAGCCGGCTGACGTCGGAAACAGATACGCGTCTCGGGATGGTACGGACAGAGGTACGGAGCCGGGATGGCAACTCCCATCTCGGTCATGTCTTTGATGACGGTCCGGCCCCTGGCGGCCAGCGCTACTGCATCAATTCTGCCGCGCTGCGCTTTATCCCGAAAGAACGTCTCGATGAGGCAGGATACGGGGAATATAAGGGACTGTTTCATTGA